Part of the Saccharomyces kudriavzevii IFO 1802 strain IFO1802 genome assembly, chromosome: 8 genome is shown below.
ATTTGAGATGGAAAATATAGGGAGAGGCTTCATCGagagtaaaaaaattagcTTCTTGAGAACTTTCATTGAAGAGTAAACTTCTCCTTTATGAAACGCAATACATGATACCGGATATGCAGACAGTTGTCATGGATTGAAATCCTGCTGCCAATTACGATTATGCTATCAATCATCAGAATTGCGATGGTCAACGAAAGTTATTCAATCCTTCCCCTCATCACAATCTGATAGATGTTTCTATCGCCCTAGCCAGAAATAGGACTGTAATGATGCTACCACCTTTATGTGCCGCAGAATTGggaatttttcattcctATTCTTGACGTCCGTATAAAAGAAGACAATTGATGTATTCCCTGGTTTTTGAATTGGCGTATATGTCTCTTTATAATGTTGGGATTAGCATGGCTAGTCTCATTTcgtgaaaaagaaacatatTATTATGATTGATATGGCAAGATGTATTGCAATGTTCATTGCGTGGAATCGAATATCAAAAGGGGTTATGATGCTTTGTGTCATAATCGTTATCATAAATTTATTGCTACAGATATCATATGCTCCATattgaatctttttttcttatgtgATGACCGGAACCTCCTATAATCATCACACTTCTATTCATAGCGAAGTAGCCAAATCAGTGGGCGTATTCCTAGGTGTTGTTTTAGATGCATGATTTATTATTAGATTTGCGTAATTTGCAATTTTtgggaagaaaatattcactTCGTAAATAAACTTCAGATTTAATGGGATTTCATTACGCTCTCATTGTTAGTTCTATTGGTAACGGTCACGAATTTTTAAATCACATTGGAtctgcttttcttttttttgttttatacTAATTGAGGAAGGTGAATTAAAGTTCCATATATATCAATATGTGTATTTTGAAGAGGTAATAAATTAGAATATCACGTATATAGATATtgttattcttttttcttttatcaatttttgcCGGAGTTTTTTATAATCTTTAACATGTCCGAAGTACTTCTTCAAACTATAATCGCCAATAACTTTACCTTATAGACGAAAAGCACTTTTAAGCTATCGATGTCAGCACACCTACTGCCTATaacattttattttcactATTATAGCATATACCATTTTTGTAACCAATGTGTTGTTGTAATTCTCCACAAGGCATATCCCAGATATTCTTATATGGCCCGTTTCTACTTCGTTGAAGCCTGACATCAAAAGAGCAATCCTGAGATAACTTTAAAACTACACACATCGCTGCAGTTTTATTATATCTTTCATCACTGATGCAATAATTAAGTGATGAAATCACATTATTACTAACAGCTGTGCTATTATAATCAATGCAAGCTGAATTTGATGCAAAGATATATTTCCATTCAGTACCGTTTCTTTCGAATTCATAGAAATCACTTTTTTGTAGGTAATTCTTCTGGCTTGCTTTGATCTTATTCATGTTAAAGTAATTCACAGTTAGCAACAATTGGTAAAAGACATTCTGTATTAGTGTCCCCATGTTATGATAAAGGTTCTTGTTTGCCTGTAGATTAACTAAATTTTCAAGTGTGTTATTAAAAGCCTTAGTAACATTGGTGATAACGTCTGGATAcgaaaaattcttcttaCAATCACATGAATTATTATTTAGCATATTTTCAGTTGAATaattcattgaaagagCATCTGATCGGCCAAATAGCGCAGACTTTGCCAAAGTGCTATTTATTCGTGTACCACTATGAGAGAGAGTTACAACTTCAATACTCTTTTGCATACTATTTTCAAGGCACGCATAGCTGCTCAATAGAAACGTACCTAGGATACATAGCCTGAATAAGGGATGTATCATTATGAATTAAGTGGCCTGATAAAACAGCTAATAGGACTCCTTTTAATATTAAGTCTTTTCTATTTCCGAAAATCAACTTAAGAAGCGAGGCTATCTAGACTAGTCTATATGTGTAGATTGTCCTGGTGTAGCTGTGGTTATTATAGAGAGTCTCTTTCTCCTGATCAGATGTATTTTCTGGCTTTTAAGTGCTTCATCtgttttccattttttggaaagaggTTTATGCTTCTAGATCACCAACTGTTGACCTATGGACGTATATTAAAGAGGGTAAATCCGTCCGTATCGATAGGCTCTCTCCATAGAGACGAGTATCCACATATCCATTTAGTGGCTGTAAACTCTGCAAAATACAGGTGTACGGTTTCAATCTAAGATAAGCTCGAGGACAATAACTTGATAAGAAATGCAGAAGCTATGACCCAAGACTCATTTCATCTGTTGTGCAATATCATCCCGTTCTTAGTGGATGAAATACTATTGCAGACATATGAACACTGCTATAATGGTCCTCGTGTGGTCGATATTCTAAATTGAGGGTACGAATAGTGATTATTTTAAGTCAAATGTCATGGCTATTCAAGATTTGCTTGACGGCTTGAAGATGCTATGCCAAGCCACAGAAGCTGTGTTGAAGATGGCACTATACGTGATAGAGTAACACAAGAATTATGTATGTTGCACTTTTTGTATTACGGTGCTACAACAGAAAAACCAGAATGCCATCCTCGAGAATGTGATCCTCGAGAATACGATTGTCGagaattcatcaacaatttaaatgatattataaaaTCGTGAGTCCGCACACAGGCTACACGACTGCTAAAGCATGATAGTTATTGCATAGTTGAATCTGGGTAAAGGAACAGTGCTATTTTCCCCGGCAATCGTTTAGCGCGCACTGAATAAGGCTTAGACAATAGGCTTCTGAACGAGGGCCCACATCATGAAATCGGATCTTCGTTTgccaaaaagtgaaagGTTACAGACCCGTAAAGGGTTCAACGCACCTCGACACCCCTAATAATCAGCATTCTTCCCTTCTGTACATACGAGAAATAAACGCATGCCAAGCGTGCTCTCACATGCAAAAACTATGCAAGCCAATTCGTTCAAGGACAGGCACATCTCCATGGTGACAATTAATATGGGTGTGAGAGATAAGGTGGGAAGAAGTATGCGATGAATGGTGAGCGTCCACTAATTCGTTTGTGTAGCAACAAActggtcaaagaaatcgtaTAAATAGAGCAGCTCTGATCATCtatctttgagaatatgccttcattcttctctttctagtTAAGCCTATATCAgcactaaagaaacaatcgaaaacaaacaaatacaatggtcaaattaacttcaatcgctgctggtgtcgccgCTCTAGCTGCTGGTGCCtctgccaccaccaccctagctcaatccgacgaaagagtcaacttggttgaattgggtgtctacgtctctgatatcagagctcacttggcccaatactacttgttccaagccgCTCACCCAACTGAAACCTACCCAGTCGAAGTTGCTCAAGCTGTTTTCAACTACGGTGACTTCACCACGATGTTGACCGGTATTGCTCCAGACCAAGTgaccagaatgatcactGGTGTCCCATGGTACTCTACCAGATTGAGACCAGCCATCTCCAGTGCTCTATCTGCAGACGGTATCTACACCATCGCCAACTAGACATGCTTTTACGAATGAAATCCTGCGGACATTAGgaagtaatgaaaaaatataaaaatatgatttgACGGTGTATATAGTtgaatatgtgtatattaatattataaacctGCTCAGTCAATTAcggtatttttgaaacggaGGTAGAATGAAATGCGGAATGAGATTGTGTAAAGTTCATTTCGTGAATGCAATTTACTGAGTAACCAAAGGGATAGTATATGTTACGAGGTACAAAGGGGGTATAGATGGATAGtataaatgaaataatgattagTGAAGATTAATGATGATTAAAAATGActggtgaatattttatgaaaagtgaaaaatagttaaaaaatataaaatagAGGGATTGAGTATAGGAAAATGagagtaatgatattatgTGGTGGCGCTATATGAGTatgttatattctatagcgtccgtgtgcgtatgtaATTGTATTATAGAATAGTGCATGGAATGGAGATCTGGGACCTAGAAGTTGGACCGAGGTGGtatttatttatgttcATGTGACGGGTGCTTAGTATGCGGGGgatatataagaagaaaggagGTAATGGTAGAGGAAGagtatgatgatgaataatgGAATTTAAGTAGGTAGTCAATTAATTGGATTATTTTATGTAGCAtccgtgtgcgtatgtgctggtatttatgttcagaatatattgagaatactgTAATGGCAGAAAATtgagatgatgatattgtgtaTTCTATGTTAACAATGATATGCTGATGGGTAaagtatttatatattgttGCGTTCGTGTGAGTGTTAATATGTTAGTGTTATAGCTGTAGTATGACAGGTGAAGTAGCAGTGAGTAGAGCCAATGTCAGTGGATATGTAAAAGGGTAATATGAATAGCATGATGTTAGAGAGTGGAGTGTGAGGTTACGAAAGTGATTTAGTAATGGTGCTGATTctattgtatatattagtTATGTTAGCAATGGCATAATGTATAAGTTAGTATATGGTCAAGGTGTTGGAGTATGGAAGAATCGAGTGCAGTTGTATGGTACACAAGGATGTGTAATTGATTATAGATAGTTAGATGTGGTAGAAATAGGTAGGGAGAATAAGTAGCACAGGATATAAACTACTGAGGTGAGGGCCATATAGTGATGAGATGTGATATGGCAGTATTTTTCGTCCGTGTGAGTGTGCGTTGGATATGGTATTATGATTCGATAATGAAAGGCCGGGTTGATGAGGCCAGATATATGATGGATATAGGGTGATGGTCTAGAGTAAAGTGATTGGTgtatgtttattgtttacgattattgtatatatgggagGTAAATGGAGTGTAGTGTttaaaggatataaagGAGGTGTGGTAATGACGAGTGGATGAATATGTTGATTAGGATGCAGATAAGGGGTATGAAGTGTTAGATGTGAGATAGTATGAGTTTGGTGTAATGACATTAGGTATGAACCGCTGGGTGTGCCAGGTGGTAGTATCAAAGTAAGGTGATAGTAATTGagagatacagaagagatgaggaGGTGGTAagttggggatatactattcaggatgcagatatgagatatagatggataaatgtgaaatatagtgagtttaatgtggaaatggccctgggtataaaccgctgaggtaagggccgtatttagtgatgtgatggaatggtgctggtaaagcatgtggtgggggTGAGAAAGCGTGGGGTGTTATATATTCAGGGTAACATTGAAGGGTgttcttacagtccgtttgagtggtggGTAGGGTAATGGCAGAgaaagtggtagtgatgatgatggtgatatggttatggtggtgatggtagtgatggtgatggtagtgatggtagtgatggtagtgatggtagtgatggttatggttatggtgcaatagtgatgggtgttagtagtggtgataatgatgacgacgatgatggtagtaatggtgatggtgatgcTAATGGtgtaatagtgatgggtgttagCTTTAGCATTAGTAGTGTGTGTatgtgggtgtgggtgtgtgtgtgggtgtgggtgtgggtgtgtgtgggtgtgtgggtgtgtgggtgtgggtgtgggtgtgggtgtgtgtgtatatatatgttacCTTATTGCACGCTGGATGGTATTAGACAAGGCCGTAGGGACATATTGCACCGTGGAAGTAACTTTGTACGAAAGCTGTCAttatttcctctttagGCACTTTGGGACGGAAAATTTGGCCGAAGATCTTGCGtcaaggaatttttttatagtggGATATTGCACCAAGGAAGTAACTTGATAcgtattttcttattaaGCAGGgtaatatattttcttttttttcgaggTGGAGCGTCGGGCAAGTTAAGGGAAATTTTCGGAGAAGGTTGTCTGACgcgttatatatataagtgcGCCAAAAAGGTCTACCTTACTTCGCAGCGTAAGGCCATATACCTAATAAGGAAATGTAATTCAtaagtttttattatattggtCTTTTCGAGAGCGGAAGAAGCTGCAGGCTGAGCGCGTAATTTCTTGGAGCGACCAACAGGTCCATGTTTAAAGTATCAAAGAGAATATCCATGAAGCGGCTTGAGCAATGAACAGAATCCTGGTTCTCCTCGACTAAGCAGATGGTTGAGATACTGCGCACcatggaaattgaagaagaaagtacgTACTGACcagtttatttttgcagGCCAGAAATCAAGCGATGAATGACAATACCCAGGGAGAAACAGACATCCTCTGTTTTCTATGTTGTGCTTGAAGGAGTCATTACTAactgaattttctttggtgcTCGCTGCATAATTCTGCATCTTCTCAATAGATACattttcagatgatgataagGTGGAAACTGGACAATCTTTTGCTTATATTGATGGATTTCTTGTCAAAAAGCATAACAATCAACATACTATTGTTAATTTCGAaacttacaaaaataaaatgaaaatttccgATAAGCgtaagtttgaaaaagtaaactTTGAGGAGTTTGAGTCGGCTCtcaataacaaaaacgaCTTGGTACATTGTCACTCAATAACTTTATTTGAATCGATCCGCACGGAAGTGCGATCATTCTACGAAGACGAAAAGTCTAGTCTAATCAAGGTGGTAAAATACAGAACTGATGCAATGGATAggaaaagatcttttgaaaaaattgtcattgCCGTCATggtcaagaaaaatgtacAAAAGTTTCTGACGTTTGTTGAAGACGAACCAGATTTCCAGAGCGGACCAATCCCTTCAAAGTATCTCAttcccaagaaaatcaacttgATGGTCTACACGTTGTTTCAAGTAcatactttgaaatttaatAGGAAAGATTACGATAccctttctcttttttaccTCAACAGAGGATACTATAGTGAGTTGAGTTTTCGTGTCCTGGAACGTTGTTACGAAACTGCGAGTTCCAGGCCGAACGACAGCTCTACGATGCGTACTTTCACCAACTTTGTTTCTGGCGCGCCTATTGTAAGGAGTCTTCAGAAAAGCACCATAAGGAAATATGGATACAATTTGGCACCCTACATGTTTTTGTTACTACACGTAGATGAGctttcgattttttccgCATATCAAGCAAGTTTACCTGGCGGTAAGAAAGTCGACACAGGGCGGCTGAAGCGTGATCTATGCCCACGTAAACCCACTGAGATAAAGTACTTTTCACAGATATGTAACGATatgatgaacaaaaaagacgGATTGGGTGATATTTTGCATATTATCTTGCGAGCATGTGCGCTTAATTTTGGGGCGGGTCCCCGTGGTGGCGCTGgtgacgaagaggaagaggatcGATCTATTGCGAATGAACAATCCATTATTCCCTCTGTGGACGAGCATGGCTTAAAAGTATGTAAGTTGCGCAGTCCGAACACTCCACGAAGACTCAGAAAAACATTAGATGCCGTGAAAGCTTTATTGGTGTCCTCTTGTGCTTGCACCGCAAAGGATTTAGATATATTTGATGACAACAACGGCGTTGCGATGTGGAAATGGATCAAAATTCTGTACCACGAAGTAGCACAGGAAACCGCGCAGAAGGACTCTTATAGAATAACTTTGGTACCTTCTTCTGATGGTATATCAGTATGTGGAAAACTGTTTAATCGCGAGTATGTCCGCGGCTTTTACTTTGCATGCAAGGCTCAGTTTGACAGCCTTTGGGACGAATTGAACAAGTGCTTTTATATGCCTACAGTGGTTGATATTGCCAGTCTCATTTTGCGTAATCGAGACGTTTTGTTCAGAGAGCCAAAGCGGGGAATTGACGAGTATCTGGAAAAcgattcttttcttcaaatgatacCTGTTAAATATCGTGAAATTGTGCTGCCAAAGTTGAGAAGAGATGCTAACAAAATGACCGCGgctctgaaaaataaagtggCTGTTGCAATTGACGAGCTCACGGTGCCACTTATGTGGATGATCCATTTTGCCGTGGGATACCCTTACCGTTATCCAGAGCTTCAGCTACTCGCTTTTGCCGGTCCTCAGCGCAACGTATACGTCGACGATACAACAAGACGCATCCAACTGTACACTGATTATAACAAGAACGGTTCATCGGAGCCTCGACTAAAGACACTTGACGGACTCACTTCAGATTacttgttttattttgtcaCTGTGCTAAGGCAAATGCAAATATGTGCGCTTGGTAACAGTTATGACGCCTTTAAACATGATCCTTGGATGGATGTCGTGGGATTTGAGGATCCAGATCAAGTAACAAATCGAGATACTTCGAGGATAGTTTTGTATTCCTACTTGTTTCTGAATACCGCGAAGGGCTGTCTCGTTGAATATGCAACTTTTCGGCAGTACATGATGGAACTTCCGAAGAATGCACCTCAGAAGCTGAATTTTCGGGAGATGCGTCAGGGGTTGATTGCCCTAGGGCGCCACTGCGTAGGTAGCAGATTTGAAACGGATTTGTACGAGTCGGCGACGAATGAACTCATGGCCAATCATTCCGTTCAAACAGGGCGAAAGATCTACGGTGTGGATTCCTTTTCGTTAACCAGTGTCAGTGGAACGACCGCCACTTTATTGCAGGAACGAGCTTCTGAGCGCTGGATTCAATGGTTAGGCCTTGAAAGCGACTACCATTGTTCCTCCAGTACTGCGAATGCGGGAGACGTAGCAGGTGAGGCGAGTTCAGATCatcgaaaaattttgagagtAACGCGAAAAAGGCCCCGAGAGCCCAAGAGCACAAACGATATCCTCGTCGCAGGCCAGAAACTCTTTGGCAGCTCCTTTGAATTCAGGGACTTGCATCAGTCGCGCTTATGTTATGAAATATACATGGCGGACACACCCTCTGTGGCAGTACAGGCCTCCCCGGGCTATGGTAAGACGGAGTTATTTCATCTCCCCTTAATAGCACTGGCGTCTAAGGGCGACGTGAAATATGTGTCGTTTCTGTTTGTACCATACACAGTGTTGCTTGCTAATTGCATGATCAGGTTGAGCCGAGGCGGTTGCTTGAATGTGGCCCCTGTCAgaaactttattgaagaaggttaCTATGGCGTTACTGATTTATACGTGGGGATCTACGATGACCTTGCTAGCGCTAAGTTCACAGACAGGATAGCTGCGTGGGATAATATTGTTGAGTGCACCTTTAGGACCAACAATGTAAAGTTGGGTTACCTCATTGTAGATGAGTTTCACAACTTCGAAACGGAGGTCTACCGGCAGTCGCAATTTGAGGGCATAGCTAACCTCGATTTTGACGCTTTCGAGAAAGCAATCTTTTTGAGCGGCACAGCACCTGAGGCTGTAGCCGATACTGCGTTGCAGCGTATTGGGCTTACGGGactgaacaaaaaatcgaTGGACATCAACGAGCTCAAACGGTCGGAAGATCTCAGCAGAGGTTTATCCAGCTATCCAACACAGATGTTCAATCTGATTAAGGAGAAATCTGAGGTGCCTTTAGGGCATGTGCATAAAATCCGGAAGAAAGTCGAATCACCTCCCAAAGAAGCACTGAAGCTTCTTTTAGCCCTGTTTGAAGTTGAACCAGAGTCGAAGGCCATTGTAGTTGCAAGCACAACCAACCAAGTGGAAGAATTGGCCTGCTCTTGGAGGGAGTATTTCCGGGTGGTGTGGATACACGGGAAGCTGGGTGCTGCAGAAAAGGTGTCTCGCACGGAAGAGTTTGTCACTGACGGTAGCATGCGAGTTCTCATCGGAACGAAATTAGTCACTGAAGGAATTGACATTAAGGaattgatgatggtgatcaCGCTTGATAATAGActtaatattattgagCTCATTCAAGGCATGGGAAGACTAAGAGATGGAGGCCTCTGTTATATATTATCTAGAAAAAACAGTTGGGCGGCAAGGAATCGGAGGGGTGAATTATCACCAATTAAGGAAGGCTGTATAACC
Proteins encoded:
- the SKDI08G2590 gene encoding uncharacterized protein codes for the protein MIHPLFRLCILGTFLLSSYACLENSMQKSIEVVTLSHSGTRINSTLAKSALFGRSDALSMNYSTENMLNNNSCDCKKNFSYPDVITNVTKAFNNTLENLVNLQANKNLYHNMGTLIQNVFYQLLLTVNYFNMNKIKASQKNYLQKSDFYEFERNGTEWKYIFASNSACIDYNSTAVSNNVISSLNYCISDERYNKTAAMCVVLKLSQDCSFDVRLQRSRNGPYKNIWDMPCGELQQHIGYKNGICYNSENKML
- the SKDI08G2600 gene encoding SRP1/TIP1 family protein, which encodes MVKLTSIAAGVAALAAGASATTTLAQSDERVNLVELGVYVSDIRAHLAQYYLFQAAHPTETYPVEVAQAVFNYGDFTTMLTGIAPDQVTRMITGVPWYSTRLRPAISSALSADGIYTIAN
- the SKDI08G2610 gene encoding Y' element ATP-dependent helicase, with the translated sequence MKISDKRKFEKVNFEEFESALNNKNDLVHCHSITLFESIRTEVRSFYEDEKSSLIKVVKYRTDAMDRKRSFEKIVIAVMVKKNVQKFLTFVEDEPDFQSGPIPSKYLIPKKINLMVYTLFQVHTLKFNRKDYDTLSLFYLNRGYYSELSFRVLERCYETASSRPNDSSTMRTFTNFVSGAPIVRSLQKSTIRKYGYNLAPYMFLLLHVDELSIFSAYQASLPGGKKVDTGRLKRDLCPRKPTEIKYFSQICNDMMNKKDGLGDILHIILRACALNFGAGPRGGAGDEEEEDRSIANEQSIIPSVDEHGLKVCKLRSPNTPRRLRKTLDAVKALLVSSCACTAKDLDIFDDNNGVAMWKWIKILYHEVAQETAQKDSYRITLVPSSDGISVCGKLFNREYVRGFYFACKAQFDSLWDELNKCFYMPTVVDIASLILRNRDVLFREPKRGIDEYLENDSFLQMIPVKYREIVLPKLRRDANKMTAALKNKVAVAIDELTVPLMWMIHFAVGYPYRYPELQLLAFAGPQRNVYVDDTTRRIQLYTDYNKNGSSEPRLKTLDGLTSDYLFYFVTVLRQMQICALGNSYDAFKHDPWMDVVGFEDPDQVTNRDTSRIVLYSYLFLNTAKGCLVEYATFRQYMMELPKNAPQKLNFREMRQGLIALGRHCVGSRFETDLYESATNELMANHSVQTGRKIYGVDSFSLTSVSGTTATLLQERASERWIQWLGLESDYHCSSSTANAGDVAGEASSDHRKILRVTRKRPREPKSTNDILVAGQKLFGSSFEFRDLHQSRLCYEIYMADTPSVAVQASPGYGKTELFHLPLIALASKGDVKYVSFLFVPYTVLLANCMIRLSRGGCLNVAPVRNFIEEGYYGVTDLYVGIYDDLASAKFTDRIAAWDNIVECTFRTNNVKLGYLIVDEFHNFETEVYRQSQFEGIANLDFDAFEKAIFLSGTAPEAVADTALQRIGLTGLNKKSMDINELKRSEDLSRGLSSYPTQMFNLIKEKSEVPLGHVHKIRKKVESPPKEALKLLLALFEVEPESKAIVVASTTNQVEELACSWREYFRVVWIHGKLGAAEKVSRTEEFVTDGSMRVLIGTKLVTEGIDIKELMMVITLDNRLNIIELIQGMGRLRDGGLCYILSRKNSWAARNRRGELSPIKEGCITEQVREFYGLESKKGKKGQHVGCCGSRTDLSADTVELIERMDRLAENEATVSALPSSSQERNSSDRYREYCSSDEDSNAGIHDGTTADTADSANASANASANASANASANASANASANASANASANASANASANASANASANASANASANASANASANASANASANEDANTGGNAESNRIHPVTDIIKEPYKRKGSQMVFLERKKLKAQFPNTSENTNVLEFLGFRSDEIKHLFLYGIDIYFCPEGVFTQYGLCKGCQKMFELCVCWPRQKVSYRSIAWEALAVERMLRNDEEYKEYLENIEPYHGDPVGYLKFFSVKKREIYSQIQRNYAWYLAITRRRETISVLDSTRGKQGSRVFRMSGRQIEELYFEAWSNLRESKTGVLQYFLNWDEKKCQEEWEAKDATVVVEALEKLGVFQRLRSMTSAGLQGPQYVKLQFGRHHQRLRSRYELSLGMHLRDQTALGGTPSKLPHWTPFLSMLIGLFYNKIFRQRLEYLLEQISEVWLLPHWLDLANVEVLAADNTRVPLYMLMVAVHKELGSDDVPDGKIDILLCRDSSREVGE